One part of the Gemmatimonas sp. genome encodes these proteins:
- a CDS encoding riboflavin synthase, whose protein sequence is MFTGLVDDVGLIEHVADTPAGRELRIASRYTDLTDGESIAVNGACLTVREHGSASPGRGWFTVAAVVTTLDRTTIGGWRAGDRVNLERAMKLGDRLGGHLVLGHVDGLGRVLATRDANDAWLVDLELPPSLQRLMVDKGSVTVNGVSLTVNELLPAGVQLSIIDYTRRHTTLGTLVPGMAAHVEADVLAKHVERLLSPWLRTPGAHTLTTALTELQS, encoded by the coding sequence ATGTTCACGGGGCTCGTGGACGACGTGGGGCTCATCGAGCACGTCGCCGATACGCCGGCCGGGCGCGAACTGCGCATCGCAAGCCGCTACACCGACCTCACCGACGGCGAGAGCATCGCCGTGAACGGCGCCTGTCTCACCGTTCGCGAGCATGGGAGCGCGTCGCCCGGACGCGGCTGGTTCACCGTGGCCGCGGTGGTCACGACCCTCGACCGCACAACCATTGGCGGCTGGCGTGCCGGTGACCGCGTCAACCTCGAACGCGCCATGAAACTCGGCGATCGGCTGGGCGGGCACTTGGTCCTCGGCCATGTCGACGGGCTCGGGCGGGTGCTCGCCACCCGAGACGCCAACGATGCCTGGCTCGTCGATCTGGAACTGCCCCCATCCCTGCAGCGGCTCATGGTCGACAAGGGGTCGGTGACGGTGAACGGCGTGAGTCTCACCGTGAACGAACTGCTCCCCGCCGGGGTGCAGCTGTCCATTATCGATTACACGCGCCGGCACACCACCCTCGGTACGCTGGTGCCGGGCATGGCGGCGCATGTGGAAGCCGATGTGCTGGCCAAGCACGTCGAACGTCTGTTGTCGCCGTGGCTGCGCACCCCTGGTGCCCACACGCTGACGACCGCTCTCACGGAGTTGCAGTCATGA